The following are from one region of the Oncorhynchus nerka isolate Pitt River linkage group LG8, Oner_Uvic_2.0, whole genome shotgun sequence genome:
- the LOC115119968 gene encoding L-rhamnose-binding lectin CSL1 — MLLGQSILIAALQASLFLVPGYGMSEIRRRFLTCGDPSLQCDYGVIMVYGVKFSTIELSSNERPKACSDTEAFNGVSNRCDGNEKCDVATSGSVCDLCNSAYLTNIFLDVTYGCLESKKVTTCEGVVHLECGDGVVFLQKALYGRIDSQTCSQGRPQSHLTNTKCSQEGTLALWSQRCDGKQTCEVNMRVNQISDPCVGIYKYLDVTYICLPAKTSITCEGSTSSLDCGKGVIKVFHANYGRRDGSTCSAGRHELSNQNCLQPKTLDVVKQWCEGKSQCTVGLDPVFGDPCFGTYKYLEVSYTCLGGSPTV, encoded by the exons ATGCTCCTTGGACAATCAATTTTGATCGCCG CGCTGCAGGCCAgcctctttctgg TTCCAGGTTATGGAATGTCAGAGATTCGGCGCAGGTTCCTGACCTGTGGTGATCCCAGCCTCCAGTGCG ATTACGGTGTGATCATGGTGTATGGGGTCAAATTCAGCACTATTGAGTTGTCATCAAACGAGAGACCTAAAGCCTGCTCCGATACAGAGGCCTTCAACGGTGTGTCTAACAG GTGTGATGGAAATGAGAAGTGTGATGTGGCGACCTCCGGCAGTGTGTGTGACCTCTGTAACTCTGCATACCTGACTAATATCTTCCTGGACGTTACTTATGGCTGCCTGGAGAGCA AGAAGGTGACTACCTGTGAGGGTGTGGTGCATTTGGAATGTG GAGATGGGGTGGTCTTTCTCCAGAAAGCACTGTATGGACGCATAGACAGCCAGACCTGTAGTCAGGGACGACCTCAGAGTCACCTGACTAACACAAAGTGTTCCCAGGAAGGAACTCTGGCACTCTGGTCACAGag GTGTGACGGGAAGCAGACGTGTGAGGTGAACATGAGAGTGAATCAAATCTCGGACCCTTGTGTCGGAATCTACAAATATCTGGACGTCACCTACATCTGCCTTCCTGCTA AGACCAGTATCACCTGCGAGGGCTCAACCAGCTCCCTGGACTGTG gtaagggTGTGATAAAGGTGTTTCATGCTAACTACGGCCGTAGAGACGGCTCTACCTGTTCTGCTGGACGACACGAGCTCAGCAACCAGAACTGTCTGCAACCCAAAACCCTGGACGTTGTCAAACAATG GTGTGAGGGAAAGAGTCAGTGCACTGTGGGGCTTGATCCGGTCTTCGGGGACCCCTGCTTTGGAACCTACAAATACCTGGAGGTTtcctacacctgtctgggaggcT CCCCTACAGTGTAA
- the LOC115119970 gene encoding butyrophilin subfamily 1 member A1-like, whose translation MPPCVIEKNSSRALYTVMWLYILAAWGVCLSTATSEMFTCSVPVDPVSARLGHVATMPCWLTPSMNAEGLEVRWYRPKDFDNPVLHYRERKIQEASQQSQYVGRSSLGLREVTSEGLKGGDVTLKLVNVTMRDQGEYVCYVSSNQDYETASVFLNVTVRGTPPLLSAVRTDADSVNVSCVSHGWKPRPRLQWSDGRQTLKPEKLDYSSGSRGLVSAHSWVLSSPSSAPWVSCSLVLSEGEEMEGRVDLRNVAAVPETSSGLQTAVIILALLLLLSVVFIGVLYKKRGNKSTHVPKGDTVDIENMRQPEDLVDIENMRQAGVDVTLDPKTAPRYLKVGSNGKIVRDSKDNPCPPGEHAYILGTHGFTSGSHAYWEVRLDNEQVGVKESWWVGLASGPVKRQGDVPATPSNGFWFLSSDKEKGLRLNMAPDILLPANPRPQILGVYLDYDQGVLSFINVKDNKLIVTVRAMFIGELFPLFNPGQGDTAPMTILDASHYKTESVEVSVSERESKVAPPAEEAETDALLASNQSLNHQTSESKDCL comes from the exons ATGCCACCTTGCGTTATTGAAAAAAACAGCTCGAGGGCCCTGTATACA GTTATGTGGTTGTACATATTGGCAGCTTGGGgtgtgtgtctctccactgcCACTTCTG AAATGTTCACGTGTTCGGTACCCGTGGATCCGGTCTCGGCACGGTTGGGACATGTTGCCACCATGCCATGCTGGCTCACCCCTTCCATGAACGCAGAGGGCCTGGAGGTGCGTTGGTACCGTCCCAAAGATTTCGACAACCCGGTCTTGCACTACAGAGAGAGGAAGATCCAGGAAGCATCACAGCAGTCCCAATACGTGGGCCGCAGCTCCCTGGGGCTCCGGGAGGTTACGTCAGAAGGGCTGAAGGGAGGGGATGTGACCTTGAAGCTGGTTAATGTCACTATGAGAGACCAAGGGGAGTATGTGTGTTACGTCAGCAGTAACCAGGACTATGAGACTGCCAGTGTCTTTCTCAATGTGACTG TGAGGggcacccctcctctcctctcagcagtCAGAACAGATGCTGACTCTGTGAATGTGAGCTGTGTTTCCCATGGATGGAAGCCAAGGCCCAGGCTACAGTGGTCAGACGGGAGGCAGACTCTGAAACCTGAGAAGCTAGACTACAGCAGTGGTTCCCGTGGTCTGGTGTCTGCCCACAGCTgggtcctctcctccccctccagtgCTCCCTGGGTATCCTGTTCTCTGGTTCTGtctgaaggggaggagatggagggaagagtggACCTACGGAACGTTGCGGCTGTACCAG AGACTTCATCAGGACTGCAAACAGCTGTCATCATTTTAGCTCTGCTTCTGCTCCTGTCCGTTGTCTTCATCGGTGTGCTCTACAAAAAGAGAG GAAACAAATCAACACATGTGCCTAAAGGAG ATACAGTGGATATCGAGAATATGAGACAACCTGAAG ATTTAGTGGATATAGAGAATATGAGACAAGCTGGAG TGGATGTCACATTGGATCCCAAGACAGCTCCTCGTTATCTAAAAGTTGGTTCAAATGGTAAAATTGTGAGAGACAGTAAAGATAATCCATGTCCTCCGGGTGAGCATGCTTATATACTTGGAACTCATGGTTTTACCTCAGGCAGTCATGCTTACTGGGAGGTTAGACTGGATAATGAGCAGGTAGGCGTTAAAGAATCCTGGTGGGTTGGACTGGCAAGTGGGCCTGTTAAAAGACAAGGTGATGTACCAGCCACACCTTCCAATGGTTTCTGGTTCCTGTCCTCAGACAAAGAGAAAGGCTTACGGCTTAATATGGCCCCCGACATCCTACTTCCTGCCAATCCTAGACCTCAGATACTAGGAGTGTATTTGGACTATGACCAAGGAGTACTCTCTTTCATCAACGTAAAAGACAATAAACTGATTGTCACTGTGAGAGCTATGTTCATTGGGGAGCTGTTTCCTCTTTTTAACCCAGGTCAAGGTGACACAGCCCCTATGACGATATTAGATGCTAGCCACTATAAAACAGAATCTGTAGAAGTTTCTGTTTCTGAAAGAGAGAGTAAAGTCGCTCCACCTGCTGAAGAGGCTGAGACTGATGCCCTTCTAGCTTCTAACCAAAGTCTCAATCATCAGACTTCTGAATCCAAAGACTGTCTTTAA